A section of the Hevea brasiliensis isolate MT/VB/25A 57/8 chromosome 17, ASM3005281v1, whole genome shotgun sequence genome encodes:
- the LOC110647611 gene encoding reticulon-like protein B14, which produces MPTWGIYDSDSDDNQPASSRKLFGRRSSLHAILGGGHVADILLWKNKYISGGILIGFTVIWFLFEVVEYHFVTLLCHLLMLFMAIFFIWSNTAAAGFIKRNPPDIDDMELPESTLRFFFEQINRLLSTLYYISSGNDLITFFVMIACLWILSAFGSLCDTLTLLYIVFLCLVTVPALYERYEHQVDHFAGRSSQDMKNLLESFSSKFLDKIPRGPTKDKKLT; this is translated from the exons ATGCCGACTTGGGGAATATATGATTCTGATTCTGATGACAACCAGCCTGCATCTTCAAGAAAATTGTTTGGCCGTCGAAGCTCTCTTCATGCCATCCTTGGAGGAGGGCATG TTGCTGACATATTGCTGTGGAAGAACAAGTATATATCAGGCGGAATCCTAATTGGTTTCACAGTTATATGGTTCCTTTTTGAAGTTGTGGAGTACCATTTTGTTACTCTTCTTTGCCATTTGCTTATGCTTTTTATGGCCATCTTCTTCATTTGGTCTAACACCGCAGCCGCAGGATTCATCAAGAG AAATCCTCCTGATATTGATGACATGGAGTTGCCAGAATCCACACTGAGATTCTTCTTTGAGCAAATCAACCGATTACTATCCACTTTATACTATATTTCAAGTGGGAACGATCTAATAACTTTCTTTGTG aTGATAGCTTGTCTCTGGATATTGTCAGCTTTTGGGTCTCTTTGCGACACTCTGACTCTCTTATACATTG TGTTTCTGTGCCTCGTAACAGTGCCAGCCTTGTATGAGAGATATGAACATCAGGTGGATCATTTTGCTGGCAGAAGCAGCCAAGACATGAAGAATTTGTTAGAAAGTTTTAGTTCGAAATTTCTTGACAAGATCCCAAGAGGACCGACAAAAGATAAAAAGCTGACGTAA
- the LOC110651460 gene encoding uncharacterized protein LOC110651460 — translation MMDAWIRALVEAIHSTPTQAVLYLSGGASQALGWLISVPGATNTVLEAAVPYSRMSMVQLLGKIPTHYCSQQTAEEMALLAYNRALKLSSPGCPVLGVGFTGSLASTQAKVGDHRFHLSTRTSNRLWVSTVTLSKGLRTREQEDTISSHLLLKAVANACKVQATFVSHLTESDVSDEFEKQFTEDQELEQLINGQICFKVYPFSSVTHTSNEERKIILSGSFNPLHEGHLKLLEVAASICGNGYPCFEISAVNADKPPLSVSQIKDRVKQFEKVGKTVIISSQPFFYKKAELFPGSAFVIGTDTAVLINPKYYDGDCGKMLEILIACKNTGCTFLVGGRNVDGVFKVLEDFDIPEVLKDMLVSIPAEQFRMDISSTEIRKRIGM, via the exons ATGATGGACGCTTGGATTCGAGCGCTGGTTGAAGCCATACATTCCACCCCCACTCAGGCCGTCCTTTATCTCTCCGGCGGCGCCTCTCAG GCGCTAGGCTGGTTGATTTCAGTGCCTGGAGCTACAAATACGGTGCTTGAAGCTGCGGTGCCCTACTCCCGAATGTCCATGGTTCAATTACTTGGCAAG ATTCCTACTCATTATTGTAGTCAACAAACAGCAGAGGAAATGGCTTTATTGGCTTATAATCGGGCCCTTAAGCTCTCTAGTCCTG GTTGTCCAGTTCTTGGTGTGGGTTTTACTGGTTCTCTAGCTAGCACGCAGGCTAAAGTTGGTGACCACAG ATTTCACTTGTCAACAAGAACATCCAACAGACTTTGGGTATCTACAGTTACTTTGTCAAAG GGTTTGCGAACTCGAGAGCAAGAAGATACCATTTCAAGCCATCTCTTACTCAAG GCCGTTGCAAATGCATGCAAAGTCCAGGCAACATTTGTTTCTCATTTGACTGAATCTGATGTGTCTGATGAATTTGAAAAACAATTTACTGAAGATCAAGAACTGGAACAACTTATAAATGGACAAATATGCTTTAAGGTTTATCCATTTTCTAGTG TGACACATACATCAAATGAAGAGAGAAAGATAATACTTTCTGGTTCTTTTAATCCATTGCATGAGGGTCACCTCAAGCTCTTAGAAGTTGCGGCAAG CATTTGTGGCAATGGGTATCCATGCTTTGAAATCTCAGCTGTCAATGCTGACAAACCTCCATTGTCGGTATCACAAATCAAAGATCGTGTCAAGCAATTTGAAAAAGTTG GGAAGACAGTAATTATTTCCAGTCAGCCTTTCTTTTACAAGAAAGCTGAGCTTTTCCCTGGTAGTGCTTTTGTAATTGGTACAGACACAGCAGTGCTGATTAAT CCCAAGTACTATGATGGTGACTGTGGGAAGATGCTAGAGATACTCATCGCATGCAAGAATACAGGATGCACATTCCTTGTTGGTGGTCGTAATGTAGATGGTGTGTTTAAG GTTCTTGAAGACTTCGACATTCCAGAGGTGTTAAAAGACATGTTGGTCTCCATACCAGCTGAACAGTTTCGCATGGATATTTCCTCCACTGAAATAAGAAAGAGGATTGGGATGTAA